From a single Anomaloglossus baeobatrachus isolate aAnoBae1 chromosome 4, aAnoBae1.hap1, whole genome shotgun sequence genomic region:
- the LOC142301530 gene encoding tetraspanin-7-like, producing the protein MALLKISLMAFSFIFWAAGLAMLTVGIWAKISLEEYLVLSTNNYPNTALILLVSGAAVLLWGFLGCISAAVEKQCLLRTYGLFQLAVLLAGLAAGLSGLFYRRDIADGFQSGLQNAVLSYSEDEEKADALDALQRALHCCGVHSYHDWFESPWSLEQQETHFGHKNGSVPSSCCKTRKGCRNSPLLQEALIIHREGCFKKVCDFVSDNMFFIATVALGLALMQIVGIVLSCLLATKITNQLPNIVPT; encoded by the exons ATGGCTTTATTAAAGATATCACTAATGGCTTTCAGCTTCATATTTTGGGCTGCAGGTTTGGCTATGCTCACAGTAGGAATCTGGGCAAAAATCTCCTTAGAAGAATACTTGGTGTTATCCACCAACAATTATCCAAACACTGCACTCATCCTGCTGGTGAGCGGGGCCGCTGTGCTGCTATGGGGCTTTCTAGGATGCATCAGTGCTGCAGTAGAGAAGCAATGCCTTCTACGCACCTATGGTCTCTTTCAGTTAGCAGTGCTGTTAGCTGGACTTGCTGCCGGACTCTCGGGTCTGTTCTATCGGAG GGACATTGCAGATGGTTTTCAAAGTGGATTACAGAATGCAGTGCTATCTTATTCAGAAGATGAGGAGAAAGCAGATGCTTTGGATGCACTACAAAGGGCATTGCATTGTTGTGGCGTACATAGCTACCATGACTGGTTTGAGTCACCATGGTCCCTGGAGCAACAGGAAACGCATTTTGGACACAAAAATGGTTCagtacccagcagctgctgcaagacCCGCAAGGGATGCCGCAATAGTCCTTTGTTACAGGAAGCCCTGATTATCCATAGAGAGGGCTGCTTCAAGAAAGTCTGTGATTTTGTAAGTGACAACATGTTCTTCATTGCTACTGTTGCCCTTGGACTAGCATTGATGCAGATTGTAGGTATTGTACTATCATGTTTGTTGGCAACTAAAATAACAAATCAGCTGCCAAATATTGTTCCAACCTAA